A window of Phocoena phocoena chromosome 6, mPhoPho1.1, whole genome shotgun sequence contains these coding sequences:
- the HDHD3 gene encoding haloacid dehalogenase-like hydrolase domain-containing protein 3 has product MARRLQLQLLTWDVKDTLLRLRHPVGEEYAAKARAHGLEVEAAALGQAFGRAYRAQSHSFPSYGLSRGLTSRQWWLDVVLQTFHQAGIRDAQAVAPIADQLYEDFSSSRTWQVLEGAEATLRGCRKRGLRLAVVSNFDRRLEDILAGLGLQEHFEFVLTSEAAGWPKPDPRIFHEALRLAQVEPAVAAHTGDSYQCDYKGARAVGMHSFLVAGPEPLDPAVKDSVPQEHILPSLSHLLPALDRLEGSPPGL; this is encoded by the coding sequence ATGGCGCGTCGGCTCCAGTTACAACTGCTGACGTGGGATGTGAAGGACACGCTGCTCAGGCTCCGCCACCCCGTGGGGGAGGAATATGCCGCCAAGGCCCGGGCCCACGGGCTGGAGGTGGAGGCCGCGGCCCTGGGACAGGCCTTTGGGCGGGCATATAGGGCTCAGAGCCACAGCTTCCCCAGCTATGGCCTGAGCCGTGGCCTCACCTCCCGTCAGTGGTGGCTGGATGTGGTCCTGCAGACCTTCCACCAGGCAGGCATTCGGGATGCCCAGGCTGTGGCCCCCATCGCTGACCAGTTGTACGAGGACTTCAGCAGTTCCCGCACCTGGCAGGTGTTGGAGGGGGCTGAGGCCACCCTGAGGGGGTGCCGAAAACGAGGTCTGAGGCTGGCAGTGGTCTCCAACTTTGACCGAAGACTGGAGGACATCCTGGCGGGTCTTGGTCTGCAGGAACACTTCGAGTTTGTTCTGACCTCCGAGGCTGCCGGCTGGCCCAAGCCCGATCCCCGCATTTTCCATGAGGCCTTGCGCCTTGCTCAGGTGGAACCGGCAGTGGCAGCCCACACTGGGGACAGTTACCAATGTGATTACAAGGGAGCACGGGCTGTGGGCATGCACAGCTTCCTGGTGGCTGGCCCTGAGCCTTTGGACCCTGCGGTCAAGGATTCTGTACCCCAAGAACACATCCTCCCCTCACTGTCCCATCTCCTGCCTGCCCTTGACCGCCTGGAGGGCTCACCCCCAGGGCTTTGA